The following proteins come from a genomic window of Hymenobacter canadensis:
- a CDS encoding BLUF domain-containing protein: protein MHRIVYLSSATGELDEHQLKELLLHSRRKNQARAITGLLLVSEGEILQVLEGEQSAVEQLYDIIAQDIRHTHLYKLADGPIPERAFPDWSMGFATAAPDTFVQLAGYRNLDNTGFLAVRPQSMDRPFFEVLREFAAVHTANA from the coding sequence ATGCATCGGATTGTATACCTCAGCTCCGCAACAGGCGAATTGGACGAGCATCAGCTAAAGGAGCTGTTGCTGCACTCGCGGCGCAAAAACCAAGCGCGCGCCATCACCGGTCTGCTGCTGGTGAGCGAAGGCGAGATTCTGCAGGTGCTGGAAGGCGAGCAGTCTGCCGTGGAGCAGCTCTACGACATCATTGCCCAGGACATTCGCCACACCCACCTCTACAAGCTGGCCGACGGCCCCATTCCTGAGCGGGCTTTCCCCGACTGGTCCATGGGCTTTGCCACGGCCGCGCCTGATACGTTCGTGCAGCTGGCCGGCTACCGCAACCTCGATAACACTGGTTTTTTAGCGGTCCGCCCGCAGAGCATGGACCGTCCTTTCTTTGAAGTACTGCGCGAGTTTGCCGCTGTGCATACCGCCAACGCCTGA